From a single Cytophagales bacterium WSM2-2 genomic region:
- the uspA_6 gene encoding universal stress protein UspA translates to MRPDNIETSYMKRILVPCDFSEQAIEAYQFALNISAQASGEVFVLKVIELPLAYVETDDLALKGLEAQAKKEFEKMKTQFPAIVKVTFVTIRGAVSSVISQFIKDHKISLVVMGTRGSSGLREYVIGSNAEKTVRFSAVPVFAVRKFPQIDKIRNIVFPTSLEMDQVEFVSHVKELQSFFNATLHLLLVNTPYNFKRSGDDKVLMEEYAKHYKLRDYTLNTYDDYRLEDGIINFANSIKADMIAIATHGHRGLAHLFVGSVAEDIVNHKSCPIWTYRLEESKM, encoded by the coding sequence ATGCGACCAGACAATATTGAAACCTCATATATGAAAAGAATACTAGTCCCATGTGATTTTTCAGAGCAGGCGATCGAAGCATATCAATTTGCTCTGAATATTTCAGCCCAAGCCTCAGGCGAGGTTTTCGTACTGAAGGTGATTGAACTTCCGTTGGCGTATGTTGAAACTGACGACCTTGCGTTGAAGGGCTTAGAAGCTCAGGCGAAGAAGGAATTCGAAAAAATGAAAACCCAATTTCCAGCCATCGTTAAAGTTACGTTCGTCACTATCCGCGGGGCAGTGTCTTCCGTGATATCACAGTTTATAAAGGATCATAAAATAAGCCTTGTTGTAATGGGCACCCGTGGTTCCAGTGGCCTGAGAGAATATGTTATTGGTTCTAATGCGGAGAAGACCGTACGGTTCTCGGCAGTACCTGTCTTCGCTGTTCGAAAATTTCCGCAGATCGACAAAATCAGGAACATTGTCTTCCCTACGTCACTGGAAATGGACCAAGTGGAATTTGTTTCGCATGTCAAAGAATTGCAATCCTTTTTCAACGCGACACTGCATTTACTCTTGGTGAATACTCCTTACAACTTCAAGCGTTCGGGAGATGACAAAGTTCTAATGGAAGAATACGCCAAACATTACAAACTCCGGGATTATACGCTGAATACATATGACGACTACCGCCTGGAAGATGGAATCATAAACTTTGCCAACAGCATTAAGGCTGATATGATTGCGATAGCTACTCACGGGCACAGGGGGCTGGCCCACTTGTTCGTAGGTAGTGTTGCTGAAGATATAGTTAACCACAAGAGTTGCCCCATCTGGACATACAGGCTTGAGGAAAGTAAAATGTAA
- a CDS encoding molecular chaperone DnaJ, with the protein MDFIDYYKVLGLEKNASTDDIKKAYRKLSLKYHPDLNPKDEAANAKFKQLNEAHEVLSDPEKRKKYDKYGQDWKHGEEAHRYQEERQGRKNAQRTPDFSGQFSESDFSDFFESMFGGQQGQRGSHVRYRGQDFSTTIELGLKDVYVTHKQTLNVNGKNIRITVPAGIENGQVIKITGHGGEGVNGGPNGDLYITFSISNTTGFRREGNHLYKDIDLDLYTAVLGGEITIDSFDGKVKVAVKPETQNNTKIRLKGKGFPVYKKEGEFGDLIITWQIKIPTSLSDKEKELFQELSKLHSHGK; encoded by the coding sequence TTGGACTTCATCGATTATTATAAAGTTCTGGGGCTGGAAAAGAATGCGAGCACTGACGATATCAAAAAAGCATATCGTAAACTCTCCTTAAAATATCATCCGGACCTCAACCCAAAGGACGAAGCTGCTAATGCAAAATTCAAACAATTGAATGAGGCTCACGAGGTATTAAGCGATCCGGAGAAGAGAAAGAAGTACGACAAGTATGGTCAGGATTGGAAGCATGGTGAAGAAGCACATCGCTACCAGGAAGAAAGACAAGGCCGCAAGAATGCTCAACGCACACCGGATTTTTCAGGGCAATTTTCCGAAAGTGATTTCTCTGATTTTTTTGAGTCCATGTTTGGCGGCCAGCAAGGCCAACGCGGAAGTCATGTCCGGTATCGGGGTCAGGATTTTAGTACTACAATAGAGCTGGGACTAAAAGACGTTTATGTAACGCACAAGCAAACGCTTAACGTCAATGGAAAAAATATCCGCATCACAGTTCCCGCCGGGATCGAGAATGGGCAAGTCATAAAAATCACCGGCCATGGCGGTGAGGGCGTGAATGGCGGACCTAATGGAGACCTGTACATAACTTTTTCTATTTCAAATACTACAGGCTTTAGACGGGAAGGCAATCACTTATATAAGGATATTGATTTAGATCTATATACAGCAGTACTGGGTGGAGAAATTACAATCGACTCTTTTGATGGAAAGGTTAAAGTGGCCGTAAAACCGGAAACACAGAACAACACCAAAATCAGGCTTAAGGGAAAGGGTTTCCCGGTGTACAAGAAAGAAGGTGAATTTGGTGACCTGATAATCACCTGGCAGATAAAAATTCCGACAAGCTTGTCAGACAAAGAAAAAGAATTGTTCCAGGAACTGTCAAAACTTCACAGCCATGGAAAATGA
- a CDS encoding 4-hydroxybutyrate CoA-transferase, with protein MNMERYLTAEEAVKVIKPGNRVFVHGGAATPHHLLEKMVERSSELWDVEIVGTSLQGDILFTDKKYQRSFRINSLFVSQNVREAVNDGRGDYIPVFLSEIPNLFRRNILPLDVALVQVSLPDKHGYCSLGVSVDVAATAVKTAKYVIAQINPRMPRAMGDGVFKIDSFDALVYHEQELPEVQYSQSFSEIATRIGSHCAGLIEDGATIQAGIGSIPDAVLASLTAHKELGIHTEMFSDGILQLVEKGVVTNQHKKKYRGKIATGFLLGTRKLYDFVDDNPSVVLLNIDYVNDTAVIRTNPKMTAINSAIEIDITGQVCSDSIGTYHYSGVGGQMDFMRGAALSEGGKPIIALPSTAAKGASRIVAQLKPGAGVVTTRAHTHYVVTEYGVADLYGKNMRQRAKALIDIAHPNQREALDKAAFERFKNYQFEHVIF; from the coding sequence ATGAATATGGAAAGATATTTGACTGCTGAAGAGGCTGTGAAAGTAATAAAGCCTGGCAATCGCGTGTTTGTTCATGGTGGAGCAGCTACCCCACACCACCTCCTGGAGAAAATGGTAGAGCGGTCTTCAGAACTTTGGGACGTTGAAATAGTAGGCACCAGTCTGCAAGGAGATATTCTTTTTACTGATAAGAAATATCAGCGAAGTTTCAGGATAAATTCTCTGTTCGTCTCCCAAAATGTGAGAGAAGCTGTCAACGATGGTCGTGGCGATTATATCCCGGTATTCCTCAGTGAAATACCAAATTTGTTTCGAAGAAACATACTTCCGTTGGATGTCGCACTTGTGCAGGTTTCACTTCCCGATAAACATGGTTATTGTTCACTTGGCGTATCTGTTGACGTTGCTGCAACTGCTGTGAAGACGGCCAAATACGTTATTGCGCAGATCAATCCTCGTATGCCCAGAGCCATGGGCGATGGAGTCTTTAAAATAGATTCTTTTGACGCGTTGGTCTATCATGAACAAGAGCTTCCCGAAGTTCAATACAGTCAGTCGTTTTCTGAAATAGCCACGCGTATTGGATCTCATTGTGCCGGGCTAATAGAAGATGGTGCGACAATCCAGGCGGGAATTGGTTCAATACCCGATGCTGTCCTCGCTTCCCTGACAGCGCACAAAGAATTGGGAATACACACGGAAATGTTTTCCGATGGAATACTTCAGTTGGTAGAAAAAGGAGTGGTTACAAATCAGCACAAGAAAAAGTATAGGGGAAAAATTGCCACCGGTTTTTTGCTAGGCACGCGAAAGTTGTATGATTTTGTTGATGACAATCCTTCTGTCGTTTTATTGAACATTGACTATGTAAACGATACCGCTGTCATTCGTACCAACCCGAAAATGACAGCGATCAATAGCGCTATTGAGATAGACATTACCGGCCAGGTTTGCTCTGACTCTATTGGCACGTATCATTATTCGGGTGTAGGCGGCCAAATGGATTTCATGCGCGGAGCAGCTTTATCTGAAGGAGGCAAGCCAATTATCGCATTGCCCTCAACAGCAGCTAAAGGAGCCTCTAGAATCGTAGCGCAGCTTAAGCCGGGTGCAGGTGTGGTTACTACAAGAGCACATACTCACTATGTAGTCACGGAATATGGTGTAGCCGACCTCTATGGAAAAAACATGAGACAAAGAGCAAAAGCATTAATTGATATTGCTCACCCCAATCAACGTGAAGCATTGGATAAAGCGGCTTTTGAGCGCTTCAAGAACTACCAATTCGAGCACGTCATCTTTTGA
- a CDS encoding putative thymidine phosphorylase — MLTGEHNFLIVKSLGIDSYRENIIFMRQDCEVCRSEGFTALTRVVVSYGDKSIVATINVVVSEILHHSEAALSIEGMKRLGVKDGDVIHVSHLKPIESLKKVRAKMYGNTLDDDSFIEIIQDVIAGHYSNIELAAFISTCVGKRLTLQEITSLTRAMLKTGQNIEWGSDKVFDKHCVGGLPGNRTTPIIVSIIAALGLMIPKTSSRAITSPAGTADTMETMTPVDLTLAQMRKVVEKEGGCIVWGGAVQLSPADDVLISVERSLDVDSEGQMIASVLSKKAAAGSTHVIIDIPVGPSAKVRDPIAARHLCQSFTSVCEAIGLEVLVLQTDGSQPVGNGIGPALEAIDVLNVLKNKKDASVDLSDHALLLSGALLEMAGQCKTGEGIQQARTVLENGKAYEKFIAICEAQGGFREPKTAPYTLDILSDHSGKVVGIDNRTVARIAKLAGAPKASSAGIFFRTKLGKKIERGEPLLTIHAESIGELNYARDYANTMNHFIKIQ, encoded by the coding sequence ATGCTCACTGGTGAACATAATTTTTTAATAGTCAAATCGCTCGGCATTGATTCTTACCGGGAGAACATCATCTTCATGCGACAGGATTGTGAGGTTTGCCGATCGGAAGGATTCACCGCATTGACCCGGGTTGTGGTCAGCTATGGCGACAAGAGTATCGTTGCTACAATCAATGTTGTCGTGTCAGAAATCCTCCATCACTCTGAAGCTGCATTATCCATTGAGGGAATGAAGCGGCTGGGTGTCAAGGATGGGGATGTGATTCATGTATCTCACCTGAAGCCAATTGAATCTCTAAAAAAAGTAAGAGCTAAGATGTATGGAAATACGCTGGATGATGATTCATTCATTGAAATCATCCAGGATGTTATCGCAGGACACTACTCGAATATTGAATTGGCGGCATTTATTTCCACATGCGTTGGTAAGAGGCTTACATTACAGGAAATTACTTCGCTTACCAGGGCGATGCTTAAGACAGGTCAGAATATCGAATGGGGCTCTGATAAAGTTTTTGATAAACACTGTGTGGGAGGACTTCCCGGCAATCGAACCACTCCTATTATCGTAAGCATCATTGCAGCTTTGGGACTAATGATCCCAAAAACATCTTCACGAGCAATTACATCACCCGCTGGTACCGCAGACACTATGGAGACAATGACACCAGTCGACCTCACTCTTGCTCAAATGAGAAAAGTGGTTGAAAAAGAAGGTGGCTGTATTGTTTGGGGAGGAGCAGTTCAGCTTAGTCCGGCAGATGACGTGCTGATATCGGTGGAGCGTTCTTTAGATGTTGACAGTGAAGGGCAAATGATCGCCTCTGTATTATCTAAGAAAGCGGCAGCAGGATCAACTCATGTTATCATTGATATACCAGTAGGTCCTTCAGCCAAAGTTCGTGACCCTATTGCAGCAAGACACCTTTGTCAATCTTTCACTTCCGTTTGCGAAGCGATTGGCCTGGAAGTACTGGTCTTGCAGACCGATGGCAGCCAACCTGTTGGCAATGGTATCGGGCCGGCTTTGGAAGCAATAGATGTTCTTAATGTCTTGAAAAATAAGAAGGACGCCTCCGTGGATTTATCGGATCATGCCTTGCTCCTTTCGGGAGCACTACTGGAAATGGCTGGCCAGTGCAAAACTGGTGAAGGGATTCAACAGGCAAGAACTGTTTTGGAAAACGGCAAAGCTTATGAAAAATTCATTGCGATATGCGAGGCACAGGGAGGATTCCGTGAGCCCAAAACTGCACCTTATACATTGGATATTCTATCAGATCACTCAGGCAAAGTAGTTGGCATTGACAATCGCACCGTTGCCAGAATTGCAAAGTTGGCCGGAGCACCGAAAGCTTCAAGTGCTGGAATTTTCTTTCGCACTAAACTTGGAAAGAAAATTGAAAGAGGTGAACCTCTTTTAACCATTCACGCAGAATCGATCGGAGAACTCAACTATGCCCGCGATTACGCCAATACCATGAATCATTTTATCAAAATTCAATGA
- a CDS encoding phosphoribosylpyrophosphate synthetase yields MNTVIMAFPGNEILAEAIRRGINGEEGKTTIRYFPDGESYVRILTDVKAKEVIVVCSLDRPDNKILPLFFLCKKLKEGEAQRITLIAPYLAYMRQDKSFAPGEAVTSVHFASLLSSFVDRLITIDPHLHRHHAMEEIYSIPCTVLHAADHISKWIKLNVSNPVLIGPDSESEQWVSSVAKNADAPFIIFEKERLGDREVKISDSLVRTYKNFTPVLVDDIISTAQTMIESISHLKKNGFKPVCIGVHGIFCDESYQQLMSAGSLHVVTCNTILHPTNQIDINELFVKSLQENTGVPHQKNLLKYND; encoded by the coding sequence ATGAACACGGTGATCATGGCTTTTCCGGGAAATGAAATCCTTGCCGAAGCAATTCGCAGAGGAATTAACGGTGAAGAAGGTAAAACTACTATCCGATACTTTCCGGATGGCGAATCTTATGTACGAATTCTTACCGATGTCAAAGCAAAGGAGGTAATTGTAGTATGTTCCTTAGATCGTCCCGACAACAAGATTTTACCATTATTCTTTCTGTGCAAAAAATTAAAGGAAGGCGAAGCGCAGCGGATAACACTCATTGCCCCCTACCTCGCTTACATGAGACAGGATAAATCATTTGCACCTGGCGAGGCAGTAACTTCAGTTCATTTTGCTTCTCTTTTATCCTCGTTTGTGGATCGGCTGATAACCATTGATCCACATTTGCACCGCCATCATGCCATGGAAGAAATCTACTCTATCCCATGCACCGTCCTGCATGCTGCTGATCATATCTCAAAATGGATAAAATTAAATGTGTCAAATCCGGTACTGATAGGTCCGGACAGTGAAAGTGAACAATGGGTCTCATCGGTGGCTAAAAATGCCGATGCGCCTTTTATCATATTTGAAAAAGAACGACTCGGAGATCGCGAAGTAAAAATATCCGATTCACTTGTCCGCACTTATAAAAATTTTACTCCCGTTCTGGTCGATGACATTATTTCCACTGCCCAAACGATGATTGAATCAATTAGCCATTTAAAGAAAAATGGATTTAAACCGGTGTGTATTGGAGTTCACGGAATCTTCTGCGATGAGTCTTACCAGCAGCTTATGAGTGCCGGGTCTCTTCATGTGGTGACATGTAATACAATTCTACATCCAACCAATCAAATTGATATAAATGAGCTTTTCGTCAAATCATTACAAGAGAACACAGGAGTTCCTCATCAAAAGAATCTATTGAAATACAATGATTAA
- the mgt gene encoding magnesium-translocating P-type ATPase yields the protein MTEPLRHYAVAELKKIEEEFLSSPKGLSEGQISKQEKLFGRNELRTTPNLGIFLDFLSHFKSPLVIILLFASGLSFLVGDDVNAIIIASIVLISAALDFFEERGARDAAQRLRDTVRNKALVIRDGSEREVFSEELLPGDIVKLSAGKVVPADLRIILAKDFFVNQSALTGESFPVEKTPVVPAQAQSIDEFTNIALMGSSVVTGSATAIVVKTGMSTHFGGIAAKLILPAEETSFSRGVKDFGYLVMRITLMLIVFIFLINGVLKHNWLEAFMFALAVAVGLTPELLTMIMSVSMARGSLRMAKKGAIVKKLASIPNFGSMDVLCTDKTGTLTQDKIAVVKYINANGESSDEVLRLAYLNSYYQSGMKNPLDDALLSGFKIDINNTEKTDEVPFDFFRRRMSVVVKTNGDNLLITKGAPEEILKICNTGELNDHKITDLYESLSKEGYKVIAIAVKELGHKESCLKEDEHAMLLKGFIAFLDPPKPEAAETIRSLNDIGIEVKIITGDNHLVALRICADIGLKVKGLMLGKEIDFLSDDALQIRAGNTTVFARFSPDQKNRVIHALQKRHTVGYMGDGINDAPSLKTADVGISVSNATDVAKESADIILTDKSLLILKEGVMEGRKTFVNTIKYIQMGLSSNFGNMFSMAAAAVFLPFLPMLPVQILLNNFIYDFSQVTIPTDNVDSESILYPKRWNLSFIKKFMIVFGIISSAFDLITFYIFYSYFDANESQFQTAWFLESLTTQTLVIFFIRTRKIPFMQSNASVPVIVSSIACLLLAWAIPFSPLSHYLNMTTLSANMLTVIIALVFVYLVIVELAKRIFYRFDKHIIEMERIKVVL from the coding sequence ATGACTGAACCATTGCGTCATTATGCGGTAGCGGAGTTAAAAAAAATTGAAGAGGAATTTCTTTCTTCTCCAAAGGGTCTATCTGAAGGACAAATCAGTAAACAGGAAAAATTATTCGGCAGAAATGAGCTGCGCACGACCCCCAACCTCGGCATCTTCCTGGACTTTTTAAGTCACTTCAAAAGTCCCCTGGTTATCATTCTGCTTTTTGCATCCGGACTTTCATTTTTAGTGGGTGATGATGTCAATGCTATTATTATTGCTTCCATCGTATTGATCAGCGCAGCGTTAGATTTCTTTGAAGAAAGAGGCGCCAGGGATGCTGCACAACGCCTTCGGGATACTGTACGAAATAAGGCCCTGGTAATACGAGATGGATCGGAAAGAGAAGTATTCTCTGAAGAATTGCTCCCGGGAGATATTGTGAAACTAAGTGCCGGGAAAGTAGTTCCTGCAGATCTGAGAATCATTTTGGCTAAAGATTTCTTTGTAAACCAATCGGCCCTTACCGGAGAATCTTTCCCCGTAGAAAAAACACCAGTCGTTCCCGCTCAGGCGCAAAGTATTGATGAGTTTACAAATATTGCCTTGATGGGCTCTAGTGTTGTCACCGGTTCAGCCACTGCAATCGTTGTCAAAACTGGAATGTCTACGCACTTCGGGGGCATTGCAGCAAAACTGATTCTTCCTGCAGAAGAGACCAGTTTCAGTCGTGGCGTAAAAGATTTCGGTTACCTGGTCATGCGCATCACATTGATGCTGATTGTATTCATTTTTCTAATCAATGGAGTCTTAAAGCACAATTGGTTGGAGGCGTTCATGTTTGCACTGGCCGTGGCCGTAGGCCTAACCCCTGAACTTCTAACGATGATCATGTCTGTGAGCATGGCGCGGGGCTCTTTGAGAATGGCGAAGAAAGGAGCTATCGTTAAGAAGCTGGCATCGATCCCGAACTTTGGAAGCATGGATGTTTTGTGTACTGATAAAACAGGAACGCTTACACAAGACAAGATCGCAGTAGTAAAATACATAAATGCGAATGGAGAAAGCAGCGATGAAGTATTGCGGCTCGCCTACCTTAACAGCTATTACCAATCGGGAATGAAAAATCCGCTGGATGACGCGCTGCTGAGTGGTTTCAAAATAGATATTAATAATACCGAGAAAACGGACGAGGTCCCTTTTGATTTTTTTCGCAGGCGAATGAGCGTAGTCGTCAAAACTAATGGCGATAATCTGCTAATTACAAAGGGCGCTCCCGAAGAAATTTTGAAAATATGCAACACAGGTGAACTCAATGATCATAAAATCACCGACCTGTATGAGTCATTGAGTAAAGAAGGCTACAAAGTCATTGCGATAGCTGTAAAAGAGCTGGGGCATAAAGAAAGTTGCTTAAAAGAAGACGAGCATGCAATGCTGCTGAAAGGTTTCATTGCTTTTCTTGACCCGCCCAAACCCGAAGCCGCTGAAACTATACGCTCACTGAATGATATCGGCATCGAAGTAAAAATAATAACAGGCGACAATCACTTGGTAGCCTTGAGAATTTGCGCGGATATCGGGCTGAAAGTAAAGGGACTGATGTTGGGTAAAGAAATAGATTTTTTGAGCGATGATGCACTTCAGATCAGAGCCGGGAACACTACGGTTTTTGCGCGATTTTCTCCTGATCAAAAGAACAGAGTTATCCACGCACTGCAAAAGCGGCACACTGTTGGCTACATGGGCGATGGTATAAATGATGCCCCTTCATTGAAGACAGCAGACGTAGGAATCTCGGTAAGCAATGCAACAGACGTTGCCAAAGAATCGGCCGATATAATTCTGACAGACAAAAGCCTGCTGATTCTCAAGGAAGGTGTGATGGAGGGCCGTAAAACTTTTGTCAACACGATTAAATATATTCAGATGGGCCTTAGCTCCAACTTTGGCAACATGTTTTCAATGGCCGCAGCAGCGGTATTCCTCCCCTTCCTGCCGATGTTACCCGTTCAGATATTGCTCAACAATTTCATTTATGATTTTTCACAGGTGACGATTCCCACTGACAATGTGGATTCAGAATCCATTCTATATCCGAAGCGATGGAACCTAAGCTTCATCAAAAAGTTTATGATTGTGTTTGGTATAATAAGCTCCGCGTTTGACCTCATCACGTTCTATATCTTCTATAGCTACTTTGATGCAAACGAGTCACAGTTCCAGACGGCATGGTTTCTCGAATCACTTACCACACAGACACTGGTGATCTTCTTCATTCGCACACGCAAAATTCCCTTTATGCAAAGCAATGCTAGTGTACCCGTGATTGTAAGCTCAATCGCTTGTTTGCTATTGGCCTGGGCTATTCCATTTTCACCGTTAAGCCATTATTTGAATATGACCACACTTTCAGCAAATATGCTCACTGTCATAATCGCCCTTGTATTCGTCTATCTGGTTATTGTAGAGTTGGCGAAACGCATTTTTTACAGATTTGATAAGCACATTATTGAAATGGAGCGAATAAAAGTGGTTCTATAA
- a CDS encoding thiol reductase thioredoxin, with translation MESEHKTRKFSDILKEEHLVLVEFSAAWCGPCKMMVPVLAELKSWIGEKVTILKIDVDKNARTAANYEIRSVPTLLLFKNGQVTWRHSGTADLHMLKRVLQQHFTPG, from the coding sequence ATGGAATCAGAACATAAGACACGAAAATTCTCAGATATTCTCAAAGAGGAGCATTTGGTTTTAGTAGAATTTTCAGCTGCCTGGTGCGGGCCATGTAAAATGATGGTACCCGTTTTAGCAGAACTCAAATCGTGGATTGGGGAAAAAGTCACGATCTTAAAAATAGATGTAGACAAAAATGCTCGCACAGCTGCGAACTATGAAATCAGGTCTGTTCCAACTTTACTTCTTTTCAAGAACGGCCAGGTTACCTGGAGGCATTCTGGTACTGCTGATTTGCATATGTTGAAAAGGGTTCTGCAACAGCATTTCACGCCTGGCTAA
- a CDS encoding ABC transporter permease, with protein MANLVNMRGFLEEVGGISGFVGRFFREGFKPRYELAELIRQCYWVGYKSLPLVGITAFIMGLVLTIQSRPTLVKFGAASMLPMMIAVSLVREISPVITALICAGKIGSGMGAELGSMRVTEQIDAMEVSGTNPFKYLIVTRVLATTLMLPVLANLSNAISLYGGYLGVNIRGNISWDLYWTQVFDALNYSDLVPSVVKTFFFGFAIGIVGCYKGYNSSKGTEGVGRSANSAVVVASLLVFIIDLIAVQIIDLLGLT; from the coding sequence ATGGCAAACTTGGTAAATATGAGAGGGTTCCTGGAAGAAGTCGGAGGTATCTCGGGCTTCGTAGGTCGTTTTTTCCGGGAGGGGTTTAAACCTCGCTACGAGCTTGCCGAGTTGATCAGGCAATGTTACTGGGTTGGGTATAAGTCTCTGCCTCTCGTTGGCATTACTGCATTTATCATGGGGCTCGTACTTACGATTCAATCTCGCCCGACTTTAGTGAAGTTCGGTGCTGCGTCCATGCTTCCGATGATGATAGCAGTGTCTCTGGTACGTGAAATTTCCCCAGTGATCACCGCACTGATATGCGCTGGTAAAATCGGTTCAGGCATGGGTGCGGAACTTGGCTCCATGCGCGTGACAGAACAAATTGATGCGATGGAAGTATCAGGTACCAATCCATTTAAATATCTCATCGTAACCCGGGTTCTTGCCACCACTCTTATGCTTCCAGTGCTTGCCAATTTATCTAATGCAATATCTCTGTATGGCGGTTACCTGGGTGTGAACATTCGTGGCAACATCAGTTGGGATTTATATTGGACACAGGTTTTTGATGCCCTCAACTATAGCGACTTGGTACCGTCAGTTGTTAAGACTTTTTTCTTCGGTTTTGCCATTGGCATTGTCGGGTGCTATAAAGGATACAATTCCAGTAAAGGAACAGAGGGTGTTGGCAGGTCAGCCAACTCGGCCGTTGTGGTTGCCTCACTCCTGGTCTTCATCATCGACTTAATCGCTGTTCAGATTATTGACTTGTTAGGACTTACCTGA
- a CDS encoding ABC transporter ATP-binding protein, whose product MSRETVIEIRNLNKSFGSNHVLKNFEMDLLKGENLAVLGKSGSGKSVLIKCIIGLYLPEEGSIRLFDKDISEFDHDEWDKIRQRVGFLFQSNALYDSMTVRENLEFPLRRHDTKERSVPDTENLIRETLANVGLEHTIDMMPAELSGGMRKRIALARTLILKPEIILYDEPTTGLDPITAREISNLILDVQKKYNTSSVIISHDMNCINITSNRIIMLIDGKCYKDGDYDSLKNSADQKIKEFFE is encoded by the coding sequence ATGAGCAGAGAAACGGTTATTGAAATTAGGAATTTGAATAAATCATTTGGCAGCAACCATGTGTTGAAAAATTTTGAAATGGATTTGCTTAAAGGAGAAAACCTTGCCGTATTGGGGAAGTCAGGATCCGGGAAATCAGTACTTATAAAATGCATTATTGGTCTGTATCTTCCGGAAGAGGGATCGATTCGCTTATTTGACAAAGACATTAGTGAATTTGACCATGATGAATGGGACAAGATTCGCCAGCGGGTAGGGTTTCTCTTTCAAAGCAATGCTTTATATGACTCCATGACGGTTCGTGAGAACCTGGAGTTTCCGCTAAGGCGGCATGACACCAAAGAGCGATCCGTGCCTGACACCGAAAACCTGATTCGTGAAACACTGGCCAACGTTGGACTGGAACATACTATTGACATGATGCCTGCGGAGCTATCGGGAGGAATGCGGAAACGTATTGCCCTCGCAAGAACCCTCATTTTGAAACCAGAAATTATTTTGTACGATGAACCCACTACAGGGCTTGATCCCATCACCGCAAGAGAAATCAGTAATCTGATTCTTGACGTTCAGAAAAAATACAATACGTCATCTGTAATCATTTCGCATGACATGAATTGCATCAATATCACTTCGAACAGGATTATCATGCTAATTGATGGCAAATGCTACAAGGACGGAGACTACGATTCACTCAAAAACTCAGCTGATCAGAAAATCAAAGAATTTTTCGAATAA